In Labilibaculum sp. DW002, the genomic window TATCGGTGGTCGAAAAGAAGGTCTTTTTCAAGGAAATATTAAATTTTTATATCAACATCTTGAAAAAACACACAAGAACTTATATTTCTTAACCTATAGTAGAAAAGAATATATAGAGATAAAAAAACACTACAACAAAGTTATTTGTTACCCTAGCATTAAATCCATATACTTATTACTACGTTGTAAAATTGCAGTCGTTGATATTTATGAATGGATTAAAGATTTTAGATACTTTTTACTTTTTAGATCAAAAATAGTTCAGCTTTGGCATGGTGTGGGATTCAAACGAATTCAACTGGACAGCCCTTCTTATATCGAAGATCAGAAAAAATTTTTCCCTTCGTTAGAAGCAATTCTGTATGCACTATATCCCAAATATGATGTATTAATATCAACATCAGAATTTTATACCGAACAACTCTTCAAAAGAGCATTTAAATCAAAAAAAATTATTGAGTGCGGATATCCTAGAAATGATATTTTTTTCAGAGAAACAACTAAAAATGATTTAATTAGATGTGATATAGAAGCCTACAATAAAATATGGCAATACAAAAAAGAAGATTATAAACTAATTTTATATGCTCCTACCTATCGAGAAACTGGAGGAGACCCCATTTCAAGCCAGGCAATTCAGCTTCACGACTTAAATCAGTATGCAAAAAACAACAAGCTGATATTTGTTTTTAAATTTCACACTTACACCAATTTGTCTGATAATCAGGAATTTTTTTCT contains:
- a CDS encoding CDP-glycerol glycerophosphotransferase family protein encodes the protein MKIILRRISIVIYAIIGWCILLPLSSLFPKKKDLIVFIGGRKEGLFQGNIKFLYQHLEKTHKNLYFLTYSRKEYIEIKKHYNKVICYPSIKSIYLLLRCKIAVVDIYEWIKDFRYFLLFRSKIVQLWHGVGFKRIQLDSPSYIEDQKKFFPSLEAILYALYPKYDVLISTSEFYTEQLFKRAFKSKKIIECGYPRNDIFFRETTKNDLIRCDIEAYNKIWQYKKEDYKLILYAPTYRETGGDPISSQAIQLHDLNQYAKNNKLIFVFKFHTYTNLSDNQEFFSNILSFDNELDVYPALKMMDLLITDYSSIYMDYLLLNKPILYYPYDYEKYIEKDRAIQFDYEWITAGEKCYSQKELLDWISHILMDGKDTQQVKRSEICDLAFTYKDGKASERISNEIDKMLMK